The window TACAGTAATGATACTCCAAGGTTGCCAACTATTTTACGATCACTGACTTTTTCTTCTTGCTTTTAAATTAAGGTCTTATTGCAAAAATCAATGATTTCCAGCCACTGTCTCCAAAAGATTTAGTTCAGACTGGAAGTAGGAGGTACATACATGAAGGGATGTTTTATATTGCAGAGGATCCATTTTATCCTTTGGTAAGAATTAACTGTttataaacacttttttttgacaaaaaaaggCTGGTCAAAAAAAAGGCTGCTTCTTTTTGCAACACTTTAATTCCATTGAAAGTAATATTATTGTCAttacttttttttcacttttttgagtACAATAATGACACAAAAGGATCTACATGTAGTTGTAGTTTTCTTAATTTGGAGGTAATAAcattttcttataaaaaaaattaataataataagttgCATAGCTTGTAATAATAATTGGATGCTGAGAGAATCTGTTATTATGTACAAAACAGCATAAATTTTGTTCTTTCCTAATCATCACAGATACCTTCTTCTCTCATTCAACTAATGCAATACTTGAAAGAAGCTCCTTTTATGTATTTTGGAACTGGAGGATACTTATGTTGACACACCTACTTTAGTTAATTAAGCAAGATAAATGTAAAATAGGCTTGTAATTCTGTAATCATGCAACGTATTGTAATAACTCTAGTTCATCTCTGTATCGTTTATATAGATCTatcttcctttttcttctcCTGTTGAATTACTTTATGTTCAAGTGTTCTCTGCCCGCCTCGACTAGCTGAGCTATATGCAAACAGAGGAAGTTGCTATGTATATTTCTGTGAGAGAATAAAATGAAGAGTTTCCAGCACTACAGTAGCTGTATGTAGAATTGTTGCAGCTTTTCTATATAATTTTTGTGGTGCTCTACCTATGCTGTAATTCCTTTCAAATCAGCTCCAAACATTGCAAACATCGTACAAGTGGCATTAGCTTGAAGTTGCTGTGTGATGTGTTATCTTTAACATAAATTTTGCATTTCCAAactaattaaccctttcagccccgatagtgccaaatggcacttatagattttactctgtctaacgccagacgattttactcgtcaatggggaacccctcgggtcttaaagggttaagctaacagcatcaaaaaactatgtccccgctTAAAGTATATAAATAATAAGATTTACTATTAACTTTTTGACACTTGATTGAAGAAACGTAGTAAAATCTTTGACAGGGAACTACTATACAGATCACTCTAACatacaaaatgtaatttttgtTCTTTGGACACAAGTGGTGTCAtgttaataatatattattattattattttctattTAACCAGGTTGGGGATGTAAGAGTGCAATTTTCATATGCTGGTCTCAGTGGGAAGCCTGGGGCAGGTTTAGGAGACCCACTTACGGTAAAATTGATTTTCTTATCTTAAACTCACTttccttaaccctttgacgcccaaaccggcctaaaccggccaggcttagtattttactctgtctaacgccagacgattttactcgtcaatggggaacccccaggagtgaACCTTgacagattttattctgtctaatcaaacaatagagtgtttctgtcgaggaactatcggctgatagttgccccgcggaaatttgatgaacactcttaaaacaaatatttgcccaagAAGCGAAGCTTcaagggcaaatatgctagttttaagaacatcaaatttccaaggggcaactattagaccgatagttccgagacataaacactctattgtctttattgttcaccacttAATGTCACTATTCCATAATTTAAACTAAGAGTAGAGTGTAACGCAACTAGATAGTGTAACGACAACAAATAAGCAAATAACAATATGGCGTAATTGAGGGGGACACAGCCCTGTGGCAGGTTTTACGTGACTTAATAATAGGTGCACAAACTAAAAGCCTCACTTATTCCCCCACTAACGTGGGAATAGAACAAGAGTATTGGCAGAGCCTTTGTTATCTCCCCAGCACAGCAGaggctggatcggacaagataAAGGCAAGGATATAAGATGGCAAGACACAAGCAATGCCAAAGCTTGGGGGAAGTTGCTACGCAGACTTAACCGAACCACAAGGAGTGACCCCAGTTTATTggcaaataacaaacaaaagcccGTCTCCCGGGGAGGGAGGGTGggaaattttaaagcaaaattgtTACAAACTGTGTACTCTCGTGCAAGCTGCCAGGATTATGCCCTGTTACAGTGTATTGAGATTTATATAGCAAGACAGTGTCTCAAAGTTCGACCAATAGGTACAGCTGTACTACGAGCTAAAGAGACGCCACGTGGCGGGCTTGTCAGCCATGAATGGGGCTAACAAATATAAGGACCAATCTAGGAAAAGCTAAGATATATCACTAGATTACTCAGCAAGATAGAAGCTAAAATACAGACATGAATAGCGTTTGTACTAACTGGTAGAATAAGGGAACATTCATTCATGAATACAGCATTCAATATTGTTCTATTATTTATCTTACTGGATTGCGTGACGAACGAAAGCAGTCTTGCCCTCTAGGGGTGTCATGTTCCATTAACTGCGTTTTACCAGCCGGTAAAAGCgttataaattttcttccgtgcgccagttgaaaaacagtcaaaacccacttaGTGCAGATCAAtcaaaatatttattcatgcatacaggctgtcacaaatgtcaataattcgcagcgtacattggctaaagaatagcgtacaactgtcaactgttttttcagcggacgactactatccatccggttattttcctcggacgggcactatgggctgatagtgtctctccatggacgaacactatcgcgtcacgtgatcaatttaaaccaataagaatcggagaaaatttagtggtgaactataatgccagacaattttatttgtcaacTGGGGGAGCCCTTGGGTGCCTgtggagtgaatgggttaaggaaGAAATTTATTGTGAATCCAGTTTAAATTCACTGCGATCACTTGACAAAATcagtgttatttaattccaatGAAGTTGCCAACTTTGACATTTTTAGGTCAGTATTGTAGCTCGACAGCATGAGGCTACACTGAAGCATTACCAAACAAAATCAGGGGATACAATAGAATTCCTCTACACTGGAGATATGACAGCAAAGGTAAGGATATGTAAGAGGATGCCCCCTGCAAATGAAAAAGGCGTGAAGACTCCTTTGACAGAACACCATTTAGCACAGCAATGGATGTGCCTATATTGCTGGGTTTTTATGTGAACAATAGAATGACTGATAAGCATGATTTTGCAGCGTCTTCTTGGTAAAGGACTTCCCTGAAGTGTACGTACAGTAATTTTCATGCAACAGTCGCAATTGTAATCTGACCATCCATATTGTTGAGTGCTATTTGCAAACATCCCACTTGTAACATCCTCTAACTATGCAACAAgctgcattaattttgtttacataGGCCTTTCCAGGTTTTCTCGACTTTTTGTGCAAGAGTGGAGCCCATtttgcatggttttcttttttgcacTTCTATAATAAATGGAACATTACTATTTTCTTGCTTCAGGAAATCTTTGATGCTGAGCATTCTGCTAACACAGTTCTCACATGGGTCCTGAGGGGAGTGGGGTGGTTCTTGATGTTCATTGGATTTCATTTCATGACCAGCATCCTTATGGCGCTGAGTATGTACATTGTTACTTGTAGGATTGTGGGCCAGATGTAACAAAGAATGCACAGGTGTTATGATCAACCTACACACAactaaaaaaatcactttcccTTTCTCTTACAGTCTCCTGGGTGCCGATCGTTAGTGACTTCGTGGGCTTGGGTTTGACTCTAATATGCCTTTGTCTTGCTACTTCCCTGGCattggttaccatggcaattggATGGATTGCTCACCGGCCACTGCTTGGCCTGACTCTTTTAACAGCGTCAGCCATTCCTGTTCTGTTGACCAAACTAAGGGCCCAGAATGTTAACTACCACAAGAGTTGAATACACTATTTAGCAGacatttccattttctcttaAAAGCATGTTTGCCAAAGAACCTTTTGATGCAAGAAAAAATATCCATTTAATCTACAGTGATGCATGCACGGCATAGTATGCTGTCAATATCATCATTACTTTTCAAAATAATAGTTAATTCCAGGCCCCTTACTCTTGATAAGATAtttaaaaggagaaaaaaacctTCATAACCATTATTTTGGTGTTGCTCCAGTCACTCCATGACTATTTAAAAGATTATAATGCAAAGCATGATATCTGCATAATGCACAAGCCAAAGGGGATCACCTGTTAGTTAGAGAATTGATCATGAAAGGATCACCTTAGGGCCCAAACAAGTGTATGGATAACTTTAAGTAAGCTCAGTCCAATAGAAAATTATTAGAATTTCAATGGCTCTTTTTGTCCAATCTAgagagtaataataattattaattaatgctTCTCAGGACAGGCAGGTTAAAAGAAACTAtccaaagacaaaataattagattgtttatttaaaaaggGTGTATCATAACGATTAATGCAGTATTAGTTATTGCAGTGTAGCCCCAAAGTCATGGCCTATTATTGCTCTGACCTACCGTAGAATTTTAAAAGTAACGGCCCCCAGAAAGTAGTGGCCCTTcaaaaaatatcactcaacTTCAATAAAACACTGTAGGATGTAACATTTCAAGTAGTACTTTCAATAGAcatacaatttgattttaaaaaagtattaaaagtagtagataaaattaatatgagcgggagatctgtatgggcgtttacaatggcgagccgataggcgagccaTTGTAAACGTCCATACAGATCGGACATGAATATTTTATCctgcttgtgaaatgaatacattaaattgaatgcaaagtattgttattttaatcagtagagatctgtattaaaagttaatgaatactaattagctgagcaggagtttgtatcaaaagttaattctactgtttaataattcagttgatttgtattggggtttacagttgtgtacatGTGATCTGAATACTGTGCAGGGATTGGTTTGCaccctcatgaattattaatgaattttacaataTAACGTAAGTAACTGGAACCACCATTTGGGGCATTTTTTCAATATATGGTTAGTCTGCTGGATTCATACCTTTTAATTTCATGTCCTCTGTCTGAAACGACTGTGAATTGTAAGCGTTTTCTGACCATCCGAAAGTGGAATTCTACAGTATGtctttttaatttcagtttaacAACAAAGTTTGTACTCTATTAAAGTATCTCTTAATTAAGTTactttgcattaattttgtgtaaaattaactcattgacccctgagagtgagactttaCAGGTTTTCCTCTGTATTAaactaac of the Montipora capricornis isolate CH-2021 chromosome 7, ASM3666992v2, whole genome shotgun sequence genome contains:
- the LOC138056712 gene encoding transmembrane protein 43-like isoform X1; the encoded protein is MYRTLNPSAPGMHHHEHAGYDNYTRISYKENPGFFGQIKQSFGATLIGILLVIISFPVIYLNEGRAVQTSLSLDEGLKQVIPLHVNDQIHPENHNRLVHLTGTLQTPRVLSDPEYGVAARAVKLRRKVEMYQWVEHTNTREYDDGGQRRIETTFSYTKEWQDHIVRSDHFDSPSGHMNPNSFPVTSYTKEAELVQVGGFALSKGLIAKINDFQPLSPKDLVQTGSRRYIHEGMFYIAEDPFYPLVGDVRVQFSYAGLSGKPGAGLGDPLTVSIVARQHEATLKHYQTKSGDTIEFLYTGDMTAKEIFDAEHSANTVLTWVLRGVGWFLMFIGFHFMTSILMALISWVPIVSDFVGLGLTLICLCLATSLALVTMAIGWIAHRPLLGLTLLTASAIPVLLTKLRAQNVNYHKS
- the LOC138056712 gene encoding transmembrane protein 43-like isoform X2, which gives rise to MHHHEHAGYDNYTRISYKENPGFFGQIKQSFGATLIGILLVIISFPVIYLNEGRAVQTSLSLDEGLKQVIPLHVNDQIHPENHNRLVHLTGTLQTPRVLSDPEYGVAARAVKLRRKVEMYQWVEHTNTREYDDGGQRRIETTFSYTKEWQDHIVRSDHFDSPSGHMNPNSFPVTSYTKEAELVQVGGFALSKGLIAKINDFQPLSPKDLVQTGSRRYIHEGMFYIAEDPFYPLVGDVRVQFSYAGLSGKPGAGLGDPLTVSIVARQHEATLKHYQTKSGDTIEFLYTGDMTAKEIFDAEHSANTVLTWVLRGVGWFLMFIGFHFMTSILMALISWVPIVSDFVGLGLTLICLCLATSLALVTMAIGWIAHRPLLGLTLLTASAIPVLLTKLRAQNVNYHKS